A window of Actinobacillus suis ATCC 33415 contains these coding sequences:
- a CDS encoding efflux RND transporter periplasmic adaptor subunit, whose protein sequence is MVILKIKKYIKYTLFTFLLGISYLYFGGENENYQEIIFHVERGNIQKTVIASGTLQATEQVDIGAQVSGQIKHILVQEGQKVKKGELLAVIDPRLAETELKLAKAELANASANLDTKKINLKQLQSDWERHQRLIRTNATSQKETEEAKSRLNTAKAELQIAQNNLDIAKIRVEKAETELGYTEIRSPLDATVISVFAQNGQTLVTTQQVPVLMKLANIDTMKVNTKISEADVIHIQAGAPTSFTLLGESDSQFHGQLDMVKLAPVHITDTTENTNNAIYYYATFKVPNPDHRLRISMTAAVTIMLDKRENVLNIPLSALGEMIVPEQYYVTVLRKHGQKEQVVVRTGLKDGAKVEIIEGLVEGDKVLLPVSTTPASNDAEIYSIGL, encoded by the coding sequence GTGGTTATTTTGAAAATTAAGAAATATATTAAATATACCCTATTTACTTTCCTTTTAGGCATATCATATTTATATTTTGGGGGCGAAAACGAAAATTATCAAGAGATTATTTTTCACGTCGAACGAGGAAATATTCAAAAAACAGTTATTGCTAGCGGCACATTGCAAGCGACTGAACAAGTAGATATTGGTGCACAAGTATCTGGGCAGATTAAGCATATTTTAGTACAAGAAGGACAGAAGGTTAAAAAAGGTGAGCTATTAGCTGTAATTGATCCACGTCTGGCTGAAACGGAATTAAAACTAGCAAAAGCTGAGCTAGCAAATGCTTCTGCTAATTTGGATACAAAAAAAATTAATCTTAAGCAACTGCAATCAGATTGGGAACGTCATCAACGTTTGATACGAACCAATGCGACAAGCCAAAAGGAAACAGAAGAAGCAAAAAGTAGATTAAATACGGCCAAAGCAGAACTTCAAATTGCGCAAAATAATCTAGATATCGCTAAAATCAGAGTGGAAAAAGCTGAAACCGAACTAGGATATACAGAAATTCGTTCTCCACTTGATGCAACAGTAATTTCAGTATTTGCGCAAAATGGTCAAACTTTAGTCACCACCCAACAAGTACCAGTGCTGATGAAATTAGCTAATATTGATACTATGAAAGTCAACACCAAAATTTCGGAAGCAGATGTAATTCATATACAAGCTGGTGCTCCAACTTCCTTTACGCTATTGGGAGAGAGTGATTCCCAATTTCACGGGCAACTTGATATGGTAAAACTGGCTCCCGTTCATATTACAGACACTACAGAAAATACAAACAATGCAATTTATTATTATGCTACTTTCAAAGTGCCTAATCCTGATCATAGACTGCGTATTTCTATGACTGCCGCTGTAACGATTATGTTAGATAAACGTGAAAATGTGTTGAATATTCCTTTATCAGCCCTAGGGGAAATGATTGTGCCGGAGCAATATTATGTCACGGTCTTGCGTAAACATGGCCAAAAAGAGCAAGTTGTAGTGAGAACAGGACTGAAAGACGGAGCGAAAGTAGAAATTATCGAAGGGTTAGTAGAAGGCGATAAAGTCCTACTGCCCGTTAGTACAACTCCTGCATCTAACGATGCCGAAATTTATAGCATAGGATTATAA
- a CDS encoding MacB family efflux pump subunit encodes MKQPLIELKNIERRYRNGNTETTVLKSVNLKVYAGEMIAIVGASGSGKSTLMNILGALDIADCGEYWFRGRNIASLSNDELAELRCSHFGFVFQRYHLLPHLSAIGNVEVPAIYSATDKYRRTERAKELLCRLGLEKQLENKPSQLSGGQQQRVSIARALMNGGEIILADEPTGALDSQSSQEVLNVLKELNAQGHTIILITHDMNIAQNANRIIKIKDGEIIADNSSYCKNSLSPSTKQERQSLNCLMSLRGYKESFVMAFSMMRAHKIRTFLTMLGIIIGIAAVVCVVALGEGTKHKVLNEFSSLGSNTIDIFPGKNWGDTEAYKIQTLNSNDVNLLRQQPYVKGATPNLSLELPIRFLNKTANATINGVSQDFFMLKNYKLLSGRFFNQQDVDTYQAVGIIDKKSRDVIFGTKIAESNIVFIGDVPISIIGVVESASQTTEGQRTTIWLPYNTMAARLRNQPYFQQITVQLRENFVPAAADKAIVDLLAAKHGRKDFFTFSSSKFLQSLNRTTQALTLMISSIAFISLVVGGIGVMNIMLVSVIERTKEIGIRIAVGAKEKDILHQFLIESATVSLIGGIIGILLSLLFGLVFSLLTDSIKMQFTFSSFFIAFLCSSLIGIIFGYFPARNAARLKPIEALSRE; translated from the coding sequence ATGAAACAACCATTAATTGAATTAAAAAATATTGAGCGTCGTTATCGCAATGGCAATACCGAAACAACAGTATTGAAATCAGTTAATTTAAAAGTATATGCGGGCGAAATGATTGCTATTGTCGGAGCTTCTGGCTCTGGCAAATCAACTTTAATGAATATCTTAGGTGCATTGGATATAGCAGATTGTGGTGAATATTGGTTTCGAGGGCGAAATATCGCCTCTTTGAGCAATGATGAGTTAGCAGAGTTACGTTGTAGTCATTTCGGTTTTGTTTTTCAGCGTTATCACTTGTTGCCACATCTAAGCGCAATCGGAAATGTAGAAGTTCCTGCTATTTATTCGGCAACAGATAAATATAGAAGAACTGAACGAGCGAAGGAGCTGCTATGTCGATTAGGGTTGGAAAAACAACTGGAAAATAAACCTTCTCAACTTTCTGGCGGGCAGCAGCAACGAGTTAGTATTGCTCGAGCATTGATGAATGGAGGAGAGATAATCTTAGCTGATGAGCCTACGGGAGCATTAGATAGCCAAAGCAGCCAAGAAGTATTGAATGTGTTGAAAGAATTAAATGCGCAAGGACACACAATTATCCTAATTACTCATGATATGAATATTGCGCAAAATGCTAACAGAATTATCAAAATCAAAGATGGCGAAATTATTGCAGATAATAGTTCATACTGCAAGAATAGCCTCTCCCCCTCAACAAAGCAGGAAAGGCAAAGTCTAAACTGCTTGATGTCGCTACGAGGCTATAAAGAATCTTTTGTGATGGCATTCAGTATGATGCGTGCTCATAAAATTAGGACGTTTTTGACTATGTTAGGTATAATTATTGGCATTGCTGCTGTCGTATGTGTAGTAGCATTAGGAGAAGGAACCAAACATAAAGTCTTGAATGAATTTAGCTCTTTAGGTAGCAACACAATAGATATTTTTCCTGGTAAAAATTGGGGAGATACCGAAGCATATAAAATTCAAACGTTAAATAGCAATGACGTAAATTTATTACGCCAACAACCCTATGTGAAAGGTGCGACTCCGAACTTATCGTTAGAATTGCCAATCCGTTTCTTAAATAAAACTGCCAATGCAACGATAAATGGTGTTAGCCAAGATTTCTTTATGTTAAAAAACTACAAATTACTAAGTGGCAGATTTTTTAACCAACAAGATGTAGATACTTATCAAGCTGTTGGCATAATTGATAAAAAATCACGAGATGTAATCTTCGGCACAAAAATTGCAGAAAGCAATATAGTTTTTATCGGTGATGTACCTATTTCGATTATCGGTGTTGTTGAGTCCGCCTCCCAAACAACTGAAGGGCAACGAACCACTATTTGGTTACCGTACAACACTATGGCTGCTCGCTTACGTAACCAACCCTATTTTCAACAAATTACAGTGCAGTTACGAGAAAATTTTGTACCAGCAGCAGCCGATAAGGCTATTGTGGATTTATTGGCAGCAAAGCATGGCAGAAAGGATTTTTTTACTTTCAGTAGTAGCAAGTTCTTGCAATCCTTAAATCGCACTACACAAGCCCTAACTTTAATGATTTCATCTATCGCTTTTATTTCGCTGGTAGTTGGAGGTATAGGAGTTATGAATATTATGTTAGTTTCAGTGATTGAACGAACCAAAGAAATCGGTATCCGCATCGCAGTAGGCGCCAAAGAAAAAGATATACTACATCAGTTTCTAATTGAATCGGCGACAGTTAGTCTGATCGGCGGCATTATTGGTATATTGTTATCATTGTTGTTTGGCTTAGTTTTTTCTTTATTAACAGATAGTATCAAAATGCAATTCACCTTTTCCTCTTTCTTTATTGCATTTTTATGTTCATCCTTAATCGGCATTATCTTTGGCTATTTTCCTGCCCGAAATGCAGCTCGTTTAAAACCAATAGAAGCATTATCAAGAGAATAA
- a CDS encoding IS256 family transposase, variant Zn-binding type: MFCSSFNLKKYGKINGVQRYKCLDCHRNFVASKRLNSQEIWFKYTSLKQTIRQLTIEYQCSERTIRRHLQKSIKAEQKPLPETINIVMDTTHFKQRFAVLVLVDSLSSKPVYFRFIPAEKNQYYFEAISELMEKGIKIQSITCDGRRGLLNAYPDIPTQMCHFHQVGRGIFYLTKSPKFPAGKALLELYYSLKSYTKETLNQALLQWLNEYKTYFNERSEHNAKRFKHKRLRSAYWSLKRSINYLFTYQDYPELHIAHTTNLVESFFKLMKAKLAPHQGLTDEHKMVFIKDFICQRS, encoded by the coding sequence ATTTTCTGCTCATCTTTTAACCTCAAAAAATATGGCAAAATTAATGGTGTTCAACGCTATAAATGTCTTGATTGCCATCGTAATTTTGTTGCATCCAAGCGACTTAATTCACAAGAAATCTGGTTTAAGTATACCTCGCTAAAACAAACCATTCGGCAGCTTACTATTGAATATCAATGTTCTGAAAGAACCATCAGAAGACATCTTCAAAAATCCATCAAAGCTGAGCAAAAACCTTTACCCGAAACCATTAACATCGTGATGGATACCACACATTTTAAACAGCGTTTTGCCGTATTGGTTTTAGTGGATTCACTCTCTTCCAAACCGGTCTACTTTCGTTTTATTCCCGCTGAGAAAAATCAGTATTATTTCGAAGCTATATCAGAATTAATGGAAAAAGGCATTAAGATTCAATCGATTACCTGCGATGGTAGGAGAGGATTACTCAATGCATATCCTGATATTCCAACTCAGATGTGTCATTTTCATCAAGTTGGGAGAGGGATATTTTATTTAACGAAATCCCCCAAATTTCCGGCTGGGAAAGCGTTATTGGAGCTATACTATTCACTTAAATCTTATACAAAAGAGACGCTTAATCAAGCATTACTGCAATGGCTGAATGAGTATAAAACTTACTTTAACGAACGCTCGGAGCATAATGCAAAACGGTTTAAACACAAACGATTAAGAAGTGCCTATTGGAGTCTAAAACGTAGCATAAATTATTTATTTACCTATCAAGATTATCCTGAACTGCATATTGCACATACGACGAATTTAGTCGAGTCATTTTTTAAGCTGATGAAAGCAAAATTAGCTCCTCACCAAGGATTGACTGATGAACATAAGATGGTGTTTATAAAGGATTTTATTTGCCAGCGAAGTTAA
- a CDS encoding TatD family hydrolase, with product MKDLFIIDSHCHLDALDYETRHKNVDEVIENAKARGVHHFISICTTLGRFEAMKALTAHRDDVSLSCGVHPLNVEEEPFDYDKLLAFAQDEKVVAIGETGLDYHYTPETKALQQSLFSQQIEIANKVHKPLIIHTRSARQDTMDMLIAGKAENCGGVLHCFTEDWDMAKRALDIGFYISISGIITFRNAEELRDVVRKVPLDRLLVETDSPYLAPIPYRGKPNQPAYVRETCEYLAALKGVSTEELARITTENVQNLFKIKL from the coding sequence TTGAAAGACTTATTTATTATCGACTCACATTGTCATTTAGATGCTTTAGATTATGAAACTCGCCATAAAAACGTGGACGAAGTGATCGAAAACGCTAAAGCACGCGGTGTTCATCACTTTATTTCGATTTGTACCACGCTTGGGCGTTTTGAGGCGATGAAAGCCTTAACTGCGCATCGTGATGATGTCTCGCTTTCTTGTGGCGTTCACCCGTTGAATGTCGAAGAAGAGCCATTTGATTACGACAAATTACTTGCCTTTGCACAAGATGAAAAAGTGGTGGCGATTGGTGAAACCGGCCTAGATTACCACTACACGCCGGAAACTAAAGCGTTACAACAATCGCTGTTTTCACAACAAATTGAAATTGCTAATAAAGTGCATAAACCGTTAATTATCCACACCCGCTCGGCTCGCCAAGACACGATGGATATGCTGATTGCAGGCAAAGCGGAGAATTGCGGCGGTGTATTACACTGCTTTACCGAAGATTGGGATATGGCAAAACGTGCGTTGGATATCGGTTTCTATATCTCGATTTCGGGGATTATCACGTTCCGTAATGCAGAAGAATTGCGTGATGTGGTACGTAAAGTACCACTTGATCGTTTATTGGTTGAAACCGATTCGCCTTATCTTGCGCCGATTCCGTACCGCGGTAAGCCGAATCAGCCGGCCTATGTGCGTGAAACTTGTGAATATCTTGCCGCACTAAAAGGCGTTTCGACTGAAGAATTAGCTCGCATTACCACCGAAAATGTGCAAAACTTATTCAAGATTAAACTCTAA
- a CDS encoding DUF1523 family protein → MKAILKYFLILVSLSFFIVLGGAVNYAMPSYETTTVTGMEVRRMDKDGIISKANPADGEVRDVYFLFTENPETKKVMVYRNEDTGWGLPPYFKFGSADIQAKAQAYANEKQLVQIKYYGWRINFLNEFRNIVSIKPLAEGESSSMPIFSYILYGVLALLFFLSIQFIRGIFRSE, encoded by the coding sequence ATGAAAGCGATTTTAAAATATTTTCTGATTCTCGTCTCACTCTCATTTTTTATTGTGTTGGGTGGTGCAGTCAATTATGCAATGCCAAGCTATGAAACCACCACGGTAACCGGTATGGAAGTACGCCGTATGGATAAAGACGGCATCATCAGTAAGGCAAATCCGGCAGACGGTGAAGTGCGTGATGTGTATTTCTTATTTACCGAGAATCCGGAAACCAAAAAAGTGATGGTATATCGTAACGAAGATACCGGTTGGGGCTTACCGCCTTATTTCAAATTCGGCTCTGCCGACATTCAGGCTAAAGCACAAGCGTATGCAAATGAAAAACAACTGGTGCAAATTAAATATTACGGCTGGCGTATTAACTTCTTAAACGAGTTTAGAAACATTGTGTCAATCAAACCGTTAGCCGAAGGCGAAAGCAGTTCAATGCCGATTTTCAGTTATATTCTCTACGGCGTATTAGCACTGCTCTTCTTCCTTTCCATTCAGTTTATTCGTGGCATCTTCCGTAGCGAATAA
- the lpxH gene encoding UDP-2,3-diacylglucosamine diphosphatase: MIYFIADLHLNEAQPQITEHFLQFMQQKAPLAESVYILGDFFDFWIGDDEQSELIDQVKNALKTLTTSGVKCYFICGNRDFLLGKRFAQETGIEILPDYHLLDLYGHKTLLCHGDTLCIDDVKYQQFRRKVHQKWLQWLFLRLPLSLRIRIAQKIRAKSKQDKQSKSADIMDVNPAFTAETVKRFGTTYLIHGHTHRQAVHSEAEFTRIVLGDWKADYASVLKFDEQGFEFV, from the coding sequence ATGATTTATTTTATTGCAGACCTACACCTCAACGAGGCACAGCCTCAGATCACCGAACACTTTTTGCAATTTATGCAACAAAAAGCACCGCTTGCGGAAAGTGTGTATATCTTAGGTGATTTCTTTGATTTTTGGATTGGTGATGATGAACAATCCGAGCTTATCGACCAAGTGAAAAACGCCCTAAAAACCCTCACTACAAGCGGTGTAAAATGTTATTTTATTTGCGGAAACCGTGATTTCTTATTAGGCAAACGCTTTGCGCAAGAAACCGGTATTGAAATTCTGCCTGATTATCATCTGTTAGATTTATACGGTCATAAAACGCTGCTTTGCCACGGCGATACACTTTGCATTGACGATGTGAAATACCAACAATTCCGCCGTAAAGTCCATCAAAAATGGCTGCAGTGGTTATTTTTACGTTTACCGCTCTCATTACGCATCCGTATTGCTCAGAAAATTCGGGCCAAAAGCAAACAAGATAAACAATCTAAATCCGCCGATATTATGGATGTGAATCCGGCATTTACTGCAGAAACGGTAAAACGCTTTGGCACAACTTATCTGATTCATGGTCACACTCACCGCCAAGCGGTACATTCCGAAGCGGAATTTACCCGTATTGTCCTCGGTGACTGGAAAGCGGATTATGCTTCCGTTTTAAAATTTGATGAACAGGGATTTGAGTTTGTATGA
- a CDS encoding glycosyltransferase family 2 protein — MIDVIIPCYNAEQTLVRAVQSALNQPELGTLWLIDDASTDNTLALAQHLQAQVPHKIRVEPMPKNGGVAKARNWGALQSEADFIAFLDADDAYEDHALQIAEGIFTFRPEISVVRLALKPVDMPERYSNHPNFEYAWQHMRMTCGGNTVFRRSFFLACGGFPQHQLFRELGGEDGALGIATTQISAVATAFNDAGVLHYCRDGMHAERLLDAILFNKTPPGVTAEKMAEAQAVTDKICEQITQLKTCLETKKLGIKPLNIQWN, encoded by the coding sequence ATGATAGATGTGATTATTCCTTGCTATAACGCAGAACAAACGTTGGTGCGAGCGGTACAAAGTGCGCTAAACCAGCCGGAATTAGGCACGTTATGGCTAATTGACGATGCCTCAACCGATAACACGCTAGCACTGGCTCAACATCTACAAGCGCAAGTACCACATAAAATTCGTGTCGAACCAATGCCGAAAAACGGCGGTGTTGCCAAAGCACGCAATTGGGGCGCATTACAAAGCGAAGCCGACTTTATCGCTTTTTTAGATGCGGATGATGCCTACGAAGATCATGCGTTACAAATTGCCGAAGGCATTTTCACTTTCCGACCAGAGATCAGTGTGGTACGTCTTGCACTAAAACCGGTGGATATGCCTGAACGTTATAGCAACCACCCGAATTTTGAATATGCTTGGCAACATATGCGAATGACCTGTGGTGGGAATACCGTGTTTCGCCGTTCATTTTTTCTCGCTTGCGGCGGCTTTCCGCAACATCAGCTATTTAGAGAATTGGGTGGTGAGGACGGCGCTTTAGGTATTGCCACTACGCAAATTAGTGCAGTTGCTACGGCATTTAATGATGCCGGAGTGTTACATTATTGTCGTGACGGCATGCACGCCGAACGTTTATTAGACGCTATCTTATTTAATAAAACGCCCCCAGGGGTAACAGCAGAAAAAATGGCTGAAGCACAAGCGGTAACAGATAAAATTTGTGAACAAATCACACAGCTTAAAACATGTCTTGAAACCAAAAAGCTTGGGATAAAACCATTAAATATTCAATGGAATTAG
- a CDS encoding YbaN family protein: protein MRLFYIAIGFLCIGLGILGAMLPGLPTTPFLLLALFCFSKSSPQLQQWFTRTKIYQKYLKDYDEKRAMTMKQKVTILMISAPFCLFSFFVLPNIWGKLALVAVVICQYWYFLCKMETLPAETQTRSNA from the coding sequence ATGAGACTATTTTACATCGCTATCGGTTTTTTATGTATTGGACTTGGGATTTTAGGTGCAATGTTACCAGGCTTACCAACCACGCCTTTTTTGTTACTTGCGCTTTTCTGCTTTAGTAAAAGCTCGCCTCAGTTACAACAATGGTTTACACGCACTAAAATCTATCAAAAATATTTAAAAGATTATGATGAAAAACGTGCGATGACGATGAAACAAAAAGTTACCATCTTAATGATTTCAGCCCCATTCTGTCTGTTCTCATTTTTCGTATTACCGAATATTTGGGGCAAACTGGCATTAGTTGCCGTGGTTATTTGCCAGTATTGGTATTTCTTGTGCAAAATGGAAACATTACCTGCCGAAACTCAAACACGTTCAAACGCTTAA
- the xerC gene encoding tyrosine recombinase XerC, with the protein MLNSQNPLYLQTKPYWDYLRIEKQASPHTLSNYQRQLLAVSEMFSQAGISAWQEVNSAAVRWMLTQSHKQGLSAKSIGLRLVALRQWFNYLVQQEQMMVNPALGIKSPKVGKHLPKNIDAEQVGQLLNTEASEPLELRDLAMMELMYSSGLRLSELQGLDLGDMDLATREVKVLGKGNKERILPIGTKALQALQAWLGVRNDFNPQDNAVFLNKRGGRLSHRSIQLAMQKWGKKQGLETHLHPHKLRHSFATHMLEASGDLRAVQELLGHSSLSTTQIYTSLDFQHLAQIYDAAHPRARRKKEEE; encoded by the coding sequence ATGCTAAATTCACAAAACCCCCTTTATCTGCAAACTAAACCGTATTGGGATTACTTGCGTATTGAAAAGCAAGCCAGCCCGCATACTCTAAGCAATTATCAACGTCAACTATTGGCTGTTAGCGAAATGTTTAGTCAGGCGGGGATCAGTGCTTGGCAAGAGGTTAATTCAGCTGCCGTGCGTTGGATGCTCACTCAAAGCCATAAGCAAGGGCTGAGTGCTAAAAGTATCGGTTTGCGTTTGGTGGCGTTGCGTCAGTGGTTTAACTATTTAGTTCAACAAGAACAAATGATGGTGAATCCTGCATTAGGCATTAAATCGCCGAAAGTTGGCAAGCATCTACCGAAAAATATTGATGCGGAACAAGTCGGGCAATTATTGAATACGGAAGCAAGCGAACCGCTCGAACTACGTGATTTGGCAATGATGGAATTAATGTATAGTTCCGGATTACGTTTATCTGAATTACAAGGTTTGGATCTCGGTGATATGGATTTAGCTACGCGTGAAGTGAAAGTGTTGGGTAAAGGTAATAAAGAACGTATTTTGCCGATCGGTACGAAAGCTTTACAAGCATTGCAGGCTTGGCTTGGAGTACGCAATGATTTTAATCCGCAGGATAATGCGGTGTTTTTAAATAAACGGGGTGGAAGATTATCACACCGTTCGATTCAACTTGCGATGCAGAAATGGGGCAAAAAGCAGGGGCTAGAAACGCATTTACATCCGCATAAATTACGCCATTCATTTGCCACTCATATGTTGGAAGCAAGCGGTGATTTGCGTGCGGTACAAGAATTATTGGGGCATAGTAGTTTATCAACTACTCAAATCTATACTAGTTTAGATTTCCAACATCTTGCACAAATTTATGATGCGGCTCACCCGAGAGCGAGACGCAAAAAAGAAGAGGAATAG
- a CDS encoding DUF5377 family protein: MSVTTEILFSNHWNVRVSDPGEEGNVNHFFETVFITLEVKIDGDNIRYEFTRKVEEDVKIQRSFTDVNELFEFLGDYLSPVALGNVGVRIGQLKLA, from the coding sequence ATGTCAGTAACAACCGAAATTTTATTTAGTAACCATTGGAACGTACGTGTCAGTGATCCGGGTGAAGAAGGTAATGTAAACCATTTTTTTGAAACGGTGTTCATTACCTTAGAAGTGAAAATTGATGGTGACAACATTCGTTATGAGTTTACACGTAAAGTCGAGGAAGATGTCAAAATTCAACGTAGCTTTACCGATGTAAACGAACTTTTTGAATTTTTGGGCGACTATTTAAGCCCTGTTGCGTTAGGTAATGTTGGTGTACGTATCGGTCAACTTAAACTAGCTTAA
- a CDS encoding methyltransferase domain-containing protein, translating to MMGNYPTVDKAAACMIKNYESYAVAQRTINKKLIELLKINAPKHFNKVLEIGCGTGLFTAEFLADFSAEHLVLNDLYEECQPYLVEKLQRNFTLMKSEFVFGDCLNTPLGDGYDLLAAASVVEHLPCTQTFVQCAKAKLKRGGYLLFNSVNPQHFREIRALVGEGVCYPSLLDWINQLETDFEIISIQQDGLCFLFESPEEVITHLDCTSISPLKTAQWTEDFYREFIRQYKLQFSQEGCVSLTYQPFYILARKR from the coding sequence ATGATGGGAAATTATCCGACGGTGGATAAGGCAGCGGCATGCATGATAAAAAATTATGAGTCCTATGCAGTTGCACAAAGAACGATAAATAAAAAACTGATCGAGTTATTAAAAATAAATGCACCGAAACATTTTAATAAGGTGCTTGAGATTGGTTGTGGTACAGGACTCTTTACCGCAGAATTTTTAGCAGATTTTAGTGCTGAACATCTAGTGTTAAATGATTTATACGAAGAGTGTCAGCCTTATTTGGTCGAGAAATTACAACGCAATTTTACGCTGATGAAAAGTGAATTTGTGTTTGGTGATTGCTTAAATACGCCACTGGGTGATGGTTATGATTTGTTAGCCGCTGCGTCTGTGGTTGAGCATTTACCTTGTACTCAAACATTTGTGCAGTGTGCCAAAGCAAAATTAAAACGAGGCGGCTATTTACTGTTTAATAGTGTGAATCCGCAACATTTCCGAGAAATTCGAGCGCTTGTAGGAGAGGGAGTCTGTTACCCTTCACTATTAGACTGGATAAACCAACTTGAGACGGATTTTGAAATTATCAGCATTCAACAAGACGGTTTATGTTTTTTATTTGAATCGCCGGAAGAGGTGATTACACATTTGGATTGTACGAGTATTTCGCCATTAAAAACAGCGCAATGGACCGAAGATTTTTATCGGGAGTTTATACGTCAATATAAACTCCAATTTAGCCAAGAAGGCTGCGTATCTCTGACTTATCAGCCATTTTATATTTTGGCTCGTAAGCGTTAA